In Cucurbita pepo subsp. pepo cultivar mu-cu-16 chromosome LG10, ASM280686v2, whole genome shotgun sequence, the DNA window atactatatttaaaatttaattaaaaaaaaaaatgaagagcgGGGGAGGGAAGGGTTAATGATTGGGATGGCACATGTGAACATATTGACCAAATcttcctatttatttatttattttattcacatccttcttctttacttgtttcttttttaagttacgttttttttttaaagaataaatattaaaaaaaaaaatacattctaTCTTAATAtttaccaaaattaaattattgttacaaaactaataaaatattgtctgtatattaattcctaaatttaatttatttgtgaatttactgtaaacaataattaaaagaaaaaaaaacgaaaattgAACTGAATCCGATGAGGCGAGGATTACATGAAAATGCAAGAACAGAAGTTGAAAATggaataattttgtttgtattgaatgacaaaatttctttgatttacaaacggaagaaaaaagagtaaaatCTCTTCCTCAGATCTTCATAATAACTTACAGAGAGAAATCGAAATGGTTGAGAATggatgaagaacatgaagaacatgaagaacatcAACAGGGCATGATATGCGTAGTTTTCGTGTCGTAACTCGACAGGCACGATTTGGAATTTATCCGGAAAATCTTCAGCAGATCTCTGGCCATCTGCCGGACCGGCGCCGAGCAGTTGCTCTGCATCAACAGCAGAATCTTCGTCAATCCGTTCGCCTTCGTCAGCGCTTCCGCTGCCTTCTCGTCTCTGAACAGATAGCAAATGCTCCACAGCGTTGTCACTGAGTGCTCCGTCGCTGTGTTCGATACTTTCAACACCTTCTGTACTATTGCCGCTATGCACGCGGAGTCCTCTCCGATCTCCGTCCTCCCTTCCCTCACCGTCGATGCCGTTTCCAGTACTTTCAGAACCTTCTCCGTCATCGAAATGCTCGAACTCGAGTTCGGTTCCGAGAGAAGCTTCGTTACCGATTTAATCACTCCGAGATGgactaatttgattttaatccGTTTCGgcattgaaattgaaattaggCACGATAGAACCGATTCGATTAGGGCTGAATCGTTCTCAGAGTTCATTAATTTCAGCAAATCTTGCATCAATCCATCTGTTTCCGCGATTGCAATCTTCGCCTCGGCGTCGATTGCGAGATGCTCTAACAGATTAACTGAACAGATTTTCA includes these proteins:
- the LOC111803186 gene encoding U-box domain-containing protein 27 — its product is MVKDDLCITIPSDFRCPISLDVMKSPVSLCTGVTYDRSSIQKWLDNGNNTCPATMQVLQTKEFVPNHNLHRLIQIWSDSLRQRLHSPDSSPVSDSALSSDHVLRLLKRMEDDKLRADSLSRLVSFAAQSVENRRLLCGIDGLVPVLVDLLGNVDGDVLIAQTVRLLHLIRNEIEDKERFAKTMLKSDRNCISSLLLILRKETVELKICSVNLLEHLAIDAEAKIAIAETDGLMQDLLKLMNSENDSALIESVLSCLISISMPKRIKIKLVHLGVIKSVTKLLSEPNSSSSISMTEKVLKVLETASTVREGRTEIGEDSACIAAIVQKVLKVSNTATEHSVTTLWSICYLFRDEKAAEALTKANGLTKILLLMQSNCSAPVRQMARDLLKIFRINSKSCLSSYDTKTTHIMPC